Genomic DNA from Methanosarcina sp. MTP4:
GGTGTGTTCCTGAACGGTGTAGTTCCGGCTGTTTCGGACCCTCAGTACGAATTCGTTACCAATAAAAGTGAATACCTGAAGGATACTGACGGCGACGGAATTCTTGAGAGAATGCTTAAGTTTGACCGGGAAGAAGTCGAAGCCATCCTTGGAGCCGGTGATGAGGTAATCATAACTTTTGAAGGCAAAGTAGGGTATGAAAACGAGATTGATTCGGGTATGGCTGTCTTTGAGGGTATGGATACGATAACGGTTATCGAGTCTTCAAATGTTAGGGAGAACAACGGGAAAAAAGGTAATCTTTGGTCAAACACATCCATTTCTGGTTAAAAACGCGGGTTCTTTTATCCCGCTCTTGGTTTTTTTGTTTAGCTTTTTTGGGTTATTTTCTCTCTTATTTATGTTTCCTTATGGAAAAGCCGGCCGCCTTCGGCGTCCGGTGAGAGCCCGAGGTTCTGAAAAGCGACAGAAAAAAGATGATGATTGTGTTTTCATCCAACATTATTTTCTTTCTTCTCAATATACTCCAGCACTCAGGCATGCCTGAACTTGGGTAGGTGATTTTTTCTCGAGGCTTAATTTACGAAAAAAGGTTATACCTGAAAGGAAGATAAATGCATATAAAAAAGGATTTCATGTTTTTTCCTGAAAAAGGTGACTATGTGACTGTAGCGCATGAACAATACGTGGTCGATGAAAATGGGGAAAAGGTGGCGATTATTCTTCCTATCGAAGAATATGAAAAAATGAAAGAGGATCTCCACGACCTGGCTATCGTTGCAGAAAGACGTAACGAGAAGACTATTAGTTTCGAATAAATAAAAAGAAATTTGTGAAGTCGGAGCAATGGCAGCTTATACCATCGATTTCAAGGCTAGCGTAGTAAAATATTTAAGGAAAGTACTAAGCTTTATTCTGTAAGTTTCTCTGCGTATTCTGCAGCGTAAAAGGCAAATGTATCAAAGTCGTCCAGGTTTTCAGCAAGCATTTTTTTTAAGACGTCAAGGTCCACTTCCTCATATATATGAACCAGAACATTTCTGAACCCTGCTGCAAAAGCGAATTCCTCTGAGAATTCGTTAGGGATTATTTCGTGCCTGCCAAGAATCCGGAATACAGTCCTGTAGTCTTCAGGCCTTTCAAATCCCTCTTTTGAGATGATGATTTCTCCGATGTCAATGGCACATTCAATTGCCAGTTGGAAATTTCTCTCGACCGCGGAGCGCTTTTCATAATTGCTTTCAAGGTCCGTGCTTTCGAGATCTATTGATTTCAGGTAGTCCACACAGCGCTGCATAAAGTTTAGCTTTCTATATATCTTATCTGCTGCTGACATTCGGAATACCTCTCTTCTCCCTGATTCGTTTCAGCAATTCCCTGTTTAAAAAGTCTTCATGGTGCTTTCTGTCCAGGTATCTGGACATGACACGCTGCTCCACGTCCAGTTTCAGGTCTTCATTTCTAACGAATAACGGCACATTGGGCTTTATTGCCTCAAAGTTAATAACAGGTGCAGCATCGTTCATCACCAGAAGGTCTACGTAATCGGTTTTGAGGAGGGTTGCAAGCTCTCCCATTAATTCCAGGCGCTTTTCTATCCTTTCTCCTTTCGTAAGTTTGCCGGAAAGATACACAGCTATATCAATATCACTTAACGGCCCTTCTGTGCCTTCGGCTGTCGAACCGAAGAGATATGCAAGTTCCACATATTCCCTTGCCTTAAAAAATTCAGGGAGCACGGTACATAGAGCCTCTTTCCCGACCTTCTGTATTTTAAAGCCCATTGCATTTTTCTCTATGCCCTATTCTTTCAAATACATTATGTTGTAGGCAGGATCGATGTGGAAGATTGTGATCTATGAGGACGCGGAATCCCCAACGTTAACCCGGTGAGGGTCTGCCATTCCCTCCTCAAATTTGCCTACCCCGAAGGAGTCTGGACAGGCCTCTGCGAGAACTGTCTCGAATCCACCGACAAAACCCGCGTAAAAGTGGAAAAAGAAGAACTTGCAGGCACCCCCGGCAAATGCAAGCTCTGCGGCTCAAAAACCGACCTCTACCCCGTAGAGCTCCGTATCCCCAACTTCTCAAAAGGCGTTGTAACCGAAAACACAATGCTCTGCAAGAAGTGCCTGGATGCAGCCGGTGAAAGCTACGTGAAGTTCAAAAGAGAACAGGCGCATGGGCACAGGCATCATTAAGTGAGGTTTAAGCTGCTTTTTTAAGCGGCTTTTCTTTTTTCTTTTTGATTGTACTTGCTTTTTGTGATATTCTCAAGGTCGCAGACACCAAACTTATGATAGGAATAAGCCTGTTCATTTAGATTTCTTTCATCATAACGTGACGATTTTTTGGCCTGCCAAAATTAGCGCCAACTCGAGGAATTTGATTCTTTTTGGGATACGCCTTCAAGATCTGTTGAACTCGATGAATTGAGATCTTCTACTTGCTTTCGGCAGGTGGCTTGCATATTATGAATGATTTTTCCCGATTCCGTTTTTTGCCTTATTTCAGGAATCACATCCAATCTCTATAGGTTCCATACACATGCTCTTACTTATATATTAACCGAGATTCCAAGTATATGTAAACGTTATCATATGATTTCAGTTAGAGATTGTTTATACAAAAACGTCATCAAGAAAAATGTCTAAATTATTATGTCGACCTGCTGAATATAAGCTTCTAGATTTCAACTACATTGCGGGTATTTTTCCTTCTTTCCTTTTGACAATGATCCACTTAATCTTCTGACGTTAAGTTTCACAATAAATGATGATTTCCAGCAAAGTAGTTAATTCAAAATCATTTCGAGATAAAAGTACGGCTCTTATTTTCCTATCAATGCGAAATTTTGACCTGATGTTATCATTTATTTTAATTTTGGGGTCATATTCTTCTCTTTAATAATATATTGGCAAGTAATTAATAAATTTAGAATATTTTTTATATATGTTTCTACGTACGTTTTTTACTGTCTTTATTTTTGAATACAATAAAATCGGTGGGATATTCTTGAAAACTCGCGTAAGTCTCCCTTTCAGCTCCCTAATGTTTTTTTTGCTTATTGGATTCATATTGATAAGTGGTTGCTTGGAAGATGAAACGGTAAATCTAGATACCCTTAATCTATCTGACATCCCTGAAGTTTTCAGTGACGATGTTTTGATAGTTATTGGGGATAACGTTTCGGAATTGGAAAAAAGAGTAGCTGAAGATGTTGAATCTTATTTTGAAGACACATTCAGCGTTGAACCCACAATAAAAAGTTATTTGGATGTAAGTTATGAAGATAAAGTGAAAAACAACCTGATTGTAATCGGAACTCCGCAAAGCAATGGGATGTTATTGGAGATATATGGTTTAACAGATGCCGTTCCCGTCACTGATACCTTTCCAGGAAAAAGAAGAGGCATTTTGGAAATTTTGAGTAATCCCTGGAATGAAAAAAAATCCCTACTTCTGATTCAAGGGAATGATGATTTTGGAGTCAAAGCTGGCTATCTGGAGTTATTGAGAAGTAAAGAATATAACGAAGACAGAAAAATTACCAGCACTTTAATAGAAATAACGAAATGTAAGGAATCTTCTCCAATTTTTGTAATTCTGCCTGTTACAATACCAATAGAGGATAATGAAGAAATTTTGGAACTAATCGAAGCATGTACTAACAAAGATTTTTTCAATGTGGGAAAAGAGCCCATGAATATTACTCTTGAAGGAAATGAATGGATAATATCTGAGGTAAACCCTTCGTTGGGTCATCCTACCTGGGAAATAACTATCAATAAAACTACAGGCAAAACAGAATGTTCTTTGTATTTTTAAGGGGTATTTGCAATGAAAATATCACAAAAGGTAAAGAAAATTTTTGGGTACTTTTTATTAATTTCTCTTTTGCTATGCATGGTACCTGGAGCCGTAGCTGAAGAAGAAATAGGAGAAAGAGCAGTTTTTACTGTCCACTGGGAGACTCCAAGTTGTCCTGTAGGCTATCCCTGTGAAACAAAACCTCTTGTTTATGCAAATCAATTTGTCAATATATCAGGTGCTGTCAAAAATGTTGGTGA
This window encodes:
- a CDS encoding type II toxin-antitoxin system Phd/YefM family antitoxin; this encodes MTVAHEQYVVDENGEKVAIILPIEEYEKMKEDLHDLAIVAERRNEKTISFE
- a CDS encoding DUF86 domain-containing protein; its protein translation is MSAADKIYRKLNFMQRCVDYLKSIDLESTDLESNYEKRSAVERNFQLAIECAIDIGEIIISKEGFERPEDYRTVFRILGRHEIIPNEFSEEFAFAAGFRNVLVHIYEEVDLDVLKKMLAENLDDFDTFAFYAAEYAEKLTE
- a CDS encoding nucleotidyltransferase domain-containing protein, which codes for MGFKIQKVGKEALCTVLPEFFKAREYVELAYLFGSTAEGTEGPLSDIDIAVYLSGKLTKGERIEKRLELMGELATLLKTDYVDLLVMNDAAPVINFEAIKPNVPLFVRNEDLKLDVEQRVMSRYLDRKHHEDFLNRELLKRIREKRGIPNVSSR
- the fpoO gene encoding F420H2 dehydrogenase subunit FpoO, which codes for MPNVNPVRVCHSLLKFAYPEGVWTGLCENCLESTDKTRVKVEKEELAGTPGKCKLCGSKTDLYPVELRIPNFSKGVVTENTMLCKKCLDAAGESYVKFKREQAHGHRHH